Proteins from a single region of Megalopta genalis isolate 19385.01 chromosome 3, iyMegGena1_principal, whole genome shotgun sequence:
- the LOC117227265 gene encoding protein BTG2, with translation MRLEIVSAADFLVHLLRLQAGQLSERQLEMFKSSLTEVLRHRYRNHWFPDRPNRGSGYRCIRINGKMDPVIAQAGANVGLLPTVLHSLFPSELTMWIDPSEVSYRIGENGSICVLYERTEPDPEEQHQYQHPHQHHHHQQQQQQQQQFESCKDSLLLEHSQFSEQIAAFVSS, from the coding sequence ATGAGACTGGAAATTGTGTCAGCGGCGGATTTTTTGGTGCATCTGCTGCGTCTGCAGGCGGGTCAGCTGTCCGAGCGGCAGCTCGAGATGTTCAAGTCATCGTTGACGGAAGTTCTTCGCCACCGTTACAGGAACCATTGGTTCCCAGATCGTCCGAACCGTGGTTCCGGTTACCGTTGTATACGCATCAACGGTAAAATGGACCCGGTGATCGCGCAGGCAGGTGCGAACGTAGGATTGTTGCCCACGGTGTTGCACAGTCTGTTCCCGAGCGAGCTGACTATGTGGATCGACCCGTCGGAAGTATCGTACAGAATCGGCGAGAACGGATCCATCTGCGTGCTCTACGAGCGCACGGAACCCGACCCGGAGGAGCAACATCAGTATCAACATCCCCATCAGCACCACcaccatcaacaacaacaacaacagcaacaacaattcGAAAGCTGCAAAGATTCGTTGTTGTTGGAACACTCGCAGTTCAGCGAGCAAATCGCCGcgttcgtttccagttga